A single Pieris rapae chromosome 2, ilPieRapa1.1, whole genome shotgun sequence DNA region contains:
- the LOC110997265 gene encoding homeobox protein Nkx-2.5-like produces MNYEQHNEISTSDKHYECKPDFFYPEEKKDAQMYSLSTPFSVKDILNINQTYYERNDVWKPERSQDYERLYHQSSYCSEYFNQVYPMHNEYWNGEYENKEGYYNYNSYCQNLYHHEQYQEMPQMPKLDVDLSEPPGLADVSVPQPHLPIDNKFTSMARKTMKIPTTTTKPEKTKDKSTKRKPRILFSQSQVHDLEVRFKTQRYLTAPEREQLAKKLNLTPTQVKIWFQNRRYKSKRIKSPEVSTSTDAKPKTLRKLYKPETQNYVQNQDDINSTLYFEDTYDNEKFYNRIDESNFYTDAKDVEMKKYFPNNYVC; encoded by the exons ATGAATTACGAACAACACAACGAAATTTCCACCTCAGACAAACATTATGAGTGCAAACCCGATTTCTTCTACCCTGAAGAGAAGAAAGATGCCCAAATGTATTCTTTATCCACACCATTTTCAGTCAAAGACATTTTGAACATTAACCAGACTTATTATGAACGGAATGACGTTTGGAAGCCCGAACGAAGCCAGGATTATGAGAGACTGTACCATCAAAGCAGTTATTGTTCGGAGTACTTCAATCAAGTGTATCCAATGCACAACGAGTACTGGAACGGAGAATATGAAAACAAAGAGggttattacaattataattcgTATTGTCAGAATTTGTACCATCATGAACAGTACCAGGAGATGCCACAGATGCCTAAATTGGATGTCGATTTGTCTGAACCACCCGGCCTCGCAGACGTATCAGTACCACAACCTCATTTACCAAtcgataataaatttacttctaTGGCCAGGAAAACAATGA aaatACCAACGACCACGACAAAGCCAGAAAAAACGAAAGACAAAAGCACAAAACGGAAACCCAGAATACTCTTCTCACAAAGCCAAGTACACGATTTAGAAGTTCGATTCAAAACCCAAAGATACTTAACAGCGCCTGAACGTGAACAATTAGCTAAGAAACTGAACTTAACACCAACGCAGGTGAAAATATGGTTCCAGAACAGAAGATACAAAAGTAAAAGGATTAAATCCCCGGAAGTCTCGACATCAACAGATGCAAAACCGAAAACATTgagaaaattatacaaaccTGAGACTCAAAACTACGTTCAGAATCAGGACGATATCAATTCCACCTTATACTTCGAAGATACCTATGACAACGAGAAGTTCTACAATAGAATAGATGAATCCAATTTTTATACGGATGCCAAAGATGTGGAgatgaagaaatattttcctaataattatgtttgttaa
- the LOC110997270 gene encoding mpv17-like protein 2 gives MIRKTRGIITKILRLPVQYPLVRGMVSYAVIWPTCSITQEYLANGTPIQNADWNRAARFGFFGTFFMAPVFYGWLKFSSRFFKRKSLYTAIKRALIEQVSYSPLAMAYFFFGMSLLEKKPIKACMNEVREKFWPTYKIGVVFWPTAQTLNFYFISEKNRIVFVSAASFVWTIYLAHMKAKKQNLEISTDEIS, from the coding sequence ATGATCAGAAAAACGAGAGGAATAATAACGAAAATCCTCAGACTCCCCGTCCAATATCCGTTAGTGCGCGGCATGGTGTCATATGCTGTCATATGGCCAACCTGCAGCATCACTCAGGAATACCTCGCAAATGGTACACCAATACAAAACGCGGATTGGAACCGAGCCGCGCGCTTCGGCTTTTTCGGTACATTTTTCATGGCACCCGTCTTCTATGGCTGGCTGAAATTCTCCAGTAGGTTCTTTAAACGGAAATCGTTGTACACAGCGATTAAAAGAGCATTAATAGAGCAAGTGTCATACTCGCCGCTTGCTATGGCGTATTTCTTTTTCGGGATGAGTTTGCTAGAAAAGAAGCCGATTAAAGCTTGCATGAATGAGGTTAGGGAGAAGTTTTGGCCCACTTATAAGATCGGTGTTGTTTTCTGGCCCACGGCGCAgactttaaacttttattttatatcagagAAGAATCGTATCGTGTTCGTAAGCGCGGCCAGCTTTGTGTGGACGATATACTTGGCTCACATGAAGGCAAAGAAGCAAAATCTGGAGATAAGTACAGATGAGATATcatga
- the LOC123690061 gene encoding peptidyl-prolyl cis-trans isomerase-like 4, producing the protein MAVVIETSLGDITVDLYVELRPQTCRNFLKLCKMKYYNYNLFHSIRSGFIAQTGDPTGEGSGGQSIWGVLEGPEKRFFSGEKMPKIRHSEVGLLSMVGTDDMMVGSQFFFTLAPDLNSLDGTHCVIGEVTEGHEILTKLNEVICDETHRPYRDVRITHTVILEDPFVDPPGFRAPSRSPSPNPERLKGGRIAPDEDIDETEGKTAAEIQEMIEEKEAKARATILEIVGDLPDANIAPPENVLFVCKLNPVTTDDDLEIIFSRFGKIVSCEVIRDKKTGNSLQYAFIEFDNKKSCEDAYFKMDNVLIDDRRIHVDFSQSVSKMRYLGKGRGVQYLNDDNSEADMVKKGRSLSRDRENRRQKFNHKDYDRNDNQRSYVKTDNHLIIHHIVG; encoded by the coding sequence ATGGCAGTCGTAATAGAAACAAGTCTTGGTGACATTACTGTAGATCTTTACGTAGAACTTAGACCCCAAACATGTCGGAACTTCCTAAAATTATGCAAGATGAAATATTACAACTACAATCTATTCCATTCCATAAGAAGTGGGTTTATAGCCCAGACAGGTGATCCGACGGGTGAAGGATCCGGCGGACAATCCATTTGGGGTGTCCTAGAGGGTCCagaaaaaagatttttctcTGGAGAAAAAATGCCTAAAATTCGTCATTCTGAAGTTGGCTTACTATCTATGGTGGGCACTGATGATATGATGGTAGGTTCTCAATTCTTTTTTACTTTGGCCCCTGACTTGAACTCATTAGATGGCACACATTGTGTGATTGGTGAAGTGACTGAAGGACATGAAATTTTAACTAAGTTGAATGAAGTTATATGTGATGAGACACATAGACCTTACCGTGATGTGCGTATAACTCATACAGTTATCTTGGAAGATCCATTTGTTGACCCTCCTGGCTTCAGAGCTCCATCTAGATCACCATCACCAAACCCAGAGCGGTTGAAAGGTGGACGTATCGCTCCTGATGAAGATATTGATGAAACTGAGGGTAAAACTGCAGCAGAGATACAAGAGATGATTGAGGAGAAGGAAGCTAAAGCACGAGCCACAATTCTTGAAATAGTAGGAGACTTACCAGATGCCAATATTGCCCCTCCCGAAAATGTTCTGTTTGTTTGTAAGCTCAACCCTGTCACTACAGATGATGacttagaaattatatttagtagaTTTGGAAAAATTGTTAGCTGTGAAGTAATTCGTGATAAAAAGACTGGGAACTCTTTACAATATgcatttattgaatttgataataaaaaatcatgtgAAGatgcttattttaaaatggacAATGTCTTGATTGATGACCGACGAATTCATGTAGACTTTTCACAGTCAGTGTCTAAAATGAGATACTTAGGTAAAGGAAGAGgagttcaatatttaaatgatgatAATAGTGAAGCAGATATGGTAAAAAAAGGTAGATCTCTTAGTAGAGATCGTGAAAACAGAAGGCAGAAATTTAACCATAAAGACTATGATCGAAATGATAACCAAAGAAGTTATGTAAAAACTGATAATCACCTAATAATTCATCACATTGTTGGCTAA